The following are encoded together in the Salvia hispanica cultivar TCC Black 2014 chromosome 6, UniMelb_Shisp_WGS_1.0, whole genome shotgun sequence genome:
- the LOC125196211 gene encoding probable cytochrome c oxidase subunit 5C-1 has protein sequence MAGHRVAHATLKGPSVVKEILIATALGIAAGSVWKMHHWNEQRKVRAFYDMLDKGEITVVASEE, from the coding sequence ATGGCTGGTCATAGAGTTGCCCATGCCACATTGAAGGGACCAAGCGTTGTGAAGGAGATACTCATTGCCACTGCACTTGGCATTGCTGCAGGTAGCGTGTGGAAGATGCACCACTGGAATGAGCAACGGAAGGTTAGGGCTTTCTACGACATGCTAGATAAAGGTGAAATCACTGTGGTTGCTTCAGAAGAATAG